The following are encoded in a window of Bacteroidales bacterium genomic DNA:
- a CDS encoding mobile mystery protein A: protein MENSNQKLLIEQVDRKLQQFRTLETVIIPPKGWIHTIRVTLKMSLRQLGNRLKISPQSVKEIEEREANGSLTIKSLTEAGIALNMKLVYGFIPLDGSIEKMIEKRASELALEIISRTSHTMKLEDQENKEDRLKKAVTNKTAELMEKMPKYLWD from the coding sequence ATGGAAAATTCAAATCAAAAATTATTAATTGAACAGGTTGACAGAAAACTGCAACAATTCAGGACTCTTGAAACTGTCATTATTCCGCCAAAAGGATGGATACACACCATCAGGGTGACATTGAAAATGTCGCTCCGACAACTTGGGAACAGACTGAAAATTTCACCCCAAAGTGTTAAAGAAATTGAGGAAAGAGAAGCGAATGGATCACTAACGATCAAGTCATTAACAGAAGCGGGCATCGCTCTTAATATGAAATTGGTCTATGGATTTATCCCATTGGATGGAAGTATTGAAAAAATGATTGAAAAAAGAGCATCTGAATTGGCTTTGGAAATAATTTCCCGTACATCGCACACTATGAAACTGGAAGACCAGGAAAACAAAGAAGATCGGTTAAAAAAAGCTGTCACCAATAAAACTGCCGAATTAATGGAGAAAATGCCTAAATATCTATGGGATTAG
- a CDS encoding aldo/keto reductase: protein METKQFGNTDMKITRIGFGSWAIGGGNWAFGWGPQDDGEAIAAIHRAIETGMNWIDTAAVYGLGHSEELVGKAVKGLNPKPYIFTKCGLVWDDSRKTSQNIRAESIRRECEASLRRLNVDVIDLYQVHWPVDADLEEAWEMMEQLRSEGKVRFIGVSNYNVEQIRQCQEIAPVSSLQPPYSLINREYEKEILPFCKEYGIGVIVYSPMGSGLLTGTMTRERIAAMPSDDWRRNSSYFKEPALTRNLALAETLKSIGKKHGRSAGEVAIAWTLRNPAVTAAIVGGRSAGQVDGISRAWDFHLTEEDLAEIAG, encoded by the coding sequence ATGGAAACAAAACAGTTTGGCAATACTGATATGAAGATCACACGGATCGGATTCGGGTCATGGGCCATTGGTGGTGGCAACTGGGCATTTGGATGGGGACCACAGGACGACGGCGAAGCCATCGCTGCCATACATCGCGCCATAGAGACCGGGATGAACTGGATTGATACTGCGGCAGTTTATGGACTTGGCCATTCCGAAGAACTGGTTGGAAAAGCAGTTAAAGGCCTTAATCCAAAGCCCTACATTTTCACAAAATGCGGATTGGTATGGGATGATTCAAGGAAGACCAGCCAGAATATCAGGGCTGAATCGATCCGCAGGGAATGTGAAGCAAGCCTGCGCCGGTTGAATGTCGATGTGATTGACCTTTACCAGGTGCACTGGCCGGTTGATGCGGACCTGGAGGAAGCCTGGGAAATGATGGAACAGTTGCGATCGGAAGGGAAAGTGCGTTTTATAGGTGTTTCAAATTACAATGTTGAACAGATCAGGCAATGCCAGGAAATTGCGCCGGTATCATCGTTACAACCTCCCTACTCTCTAATAAACCGGGAATATGAAAAAGAAATCCTGCCATTTTGTAAAGAATATGGAATCGGGGTGATTGTTTACTCACCAATGGGGTCGGGATTGCTTACCGGCACCATGACCCGTGAACGTATTGCCGCCATGCCCTCCGACGACTGGCGAAGAAACAGCAGTTACTTTAAAGAACCAGCCCTTACCCGGAACCTGGCACTTGCTGAAACGCTGAAATCCATTGGTAAAAAACATGGGCGTTCGGCCGGTGAAGTGGCCATTGCATGGACATTGCGAAACCCTGCCGTAACGGCCGCTATTGTGGGTGGCAGAAGTGCCGGACAGGTAGATGGGATCAGCAGGGCATGGGATTTTCATCTGACGGAGGAAGACCTGGCGGAAATTGCAGGATGA